The sequence below is a genomic window from Micromonospora aurantiaca ATCC 27029.
CGCAGCCGCCGCTGGTAGAGCGTGTACGCCTCGGCCAGCGCCCGCTCGTTCGGCCCCTTGGCCCGGCCGGCGAACTCCTCCGGGTCGACCAGCTCGTTCTTCAGGTTCGACACCTGGGCGGCCAGGCCCCGGGCCGGGTAGCGCTTCGGGTCCAGATCCAGCTCGCGGGCGACCATCTGCATCAACCGGCGCGAGTCGTCCGCGTCGTAGATCGAGAACGTCGACTTCAGGCCGGCGTGCTCGTGCTCGGCCCGCAGGATGCGTACGCAGGCGGAGTGGAACGTCGAGACCCACATGAGCCGGGCGCGCGGGCCGACCAGCGCGGCCACCCGCTCCTTCATCTCACCGGCGGCCTTGTTGGTGAACGTGATCGCGATGATCTCGCCGGGGTGCACGTCGCGGGCGGCGAGCAGGTAGGCGATCCGGTTGGTCAGCACCCGGGTCTTGCCGGACCCGGCGCCGGCCACGATCAGCAGCGGGGAGCCGGCGTGGGTCACCGCGTCCCGTTGGGGGCCGTTCAGGCCGTCGAGGAGGGCGGCCGGGTCCGACCCGGCGCCCCCGGGACGGCGCGGCGGGGTCGGCCGGGACTCCGGCGCGGGCGGGGACTCCGGCGCGGGCGGGGATGTGGGAATGTCGAAGAGAGGATGCATCGCAGCCCGAGTCTATGCCGCCGGGCGGACACTTCCCCGCCCGCGCCGCCGCCCGGCGCACGCCGTCACGTCTCACCTGTTGGTGCGTCTTCTTGCGCGCCCGCCCGGGTGGTCGGCATACTCGACGACGTGTTCGATCAGCGCTTCTACTTTTACTACGGCACCGGGAGTCCGGCAGCCGTGGGTCGCGCCTGATCACAGACCTACGAAACGCCCCGGGCTCCCCGAGCCCGGGGCTTTTCCGTCCCGGGATCCGGGTACCGGGCCCGAGCCCCGAGAGGGACGACGATGATGACTGACGTGGTGGAGTCCAGCGGCAGCCTGGCGCGGCACGACCGGCCGGCCGGCGGCGACCCGACCGGCGCCGCGGCGGCCCGGACCGGCACCGACGACGCGGCGGCGGCGGAACGGATCGGTGAGATCCGGCGGCGGATCGACGAGATCGACCGCACCCTCATCGCGCTCTGGCAGGAGCGGGCAGCGCTCTCCCAGGAGGTCGGCGCGACCCGGATGGCGTCCGGCGGCACCCGGCTGGTGCTCTCCCGCGAGCGGGAGATCCTGGAGCGGTTCCGGTCCGAACTCGGCGCCGACGGCACCCAGCTTGCGCTCCTGCTGCTGCGCGCCGGCCGCGGCCCGCTGTGACGGCCACGGAGGCGCTGTGACGGCCACGGAGACGACGAACCGCCTGCCGGCGTCGGGCTGACGCCGGCAGGCGGTCCGGAACGGATCAGGCCACCTCGTGGGTGACGACGATCTCCCGCTTCTCCGCGAAATGGCAGGCGCTCGGGTGGTCCGAGCCCGGCCGGATCTGGAGCAGCGGCACCTCCTGGGCGCAGACGTCCTGCGCCTTCCAGCACCGGGTGCGGAACCGGCAGCCCGAGGGCGGGCTGACCGGCGAGGGCACGTCGCCCTGGAGCCGGATGATCGCCTTGCTCTCCCGCACGGTCGGGTCCGGCACCGGCACCGCCGACAGCAGCGCCTGGGTGTACGGGTGGGTCGGCCGCTCGTAGATCTCGTCCTCGGTGCCGATCTCCACCATCTTGCCCAGGTACATCACGGCGACCCGGTCGGAGAGGTGCCGCACCACCGACAGGTCGTGGGCGATGAAGACGTACGACAGCCCGAACTCGGCCTGGAGCTTCTCCAGCAGGTTCATCACCTGAGCCTGGATCGAGACGTCCAGGGCCGACACCGGCTCGTCGCAGACGATCACCTCGGGCCGCAGCGCCAGCGCCCGGGCGATGCCGATGCGCTGCCGCTGACCGCCGGAGAACTGGTGCGGGTACCGGTTGATGTGCTC
It includes:
- a CDS encoding chorismate mutase, which translates into the protein MMTDVVESSGSLARHDRPAGGDPTGAAAARTGTDDAAAAERIGEIRRRIDEIDRTLIALWQERAALSQEVGATRMASGGTRLVLSREREILERFRSELGADGTQLALLLLRAGRGPL
- a CDS encoding ABC transporter ATP-binding protein; this encodes MTENIIEVRDLVKHYPVTRGVVFKKTIGQVKAVDGVSFDLKAGETLGVVGESGCGKSTLARVLMNLEKPTGGQVLYKGQDISKLSGGALRRLRRQIQLVMQDPYTSLNPRMTVGDLIGEPFEIHPEVAPRGSRRNKVKELLDLVGLNPEHINRYPHQFSGGQRQRIGIARALALRPEVIVCDEPVSALDVSIQAQVMNLLEKLQAEFGLSYVFIAHDLSVVRHLSDRVAVMYLGKMVEIGTEDEIYERPTHPYTQALLSAVPVPDPTVRESKAIIRLQGDVPSPVSPPSGCRFRTRCWKAQDVCAQEVPLLQIRPGSDHPSACHFAEKREIVVTHEVA